One part of the Thermus thermamylovorans genome encodes these proteins:
- a CDS encoding nucleotide pyrophosphohydrolase: MEPPLTLKEAQQEVDAWIGQFKEGYFPPLLMLARLTEELGEVARALAHRHGKRPKPGEAEGDLAEELADLLFVLISLANREGIDLEEAFLKAMAKYRTRDGERWSKVE, encoded by the coding sequence AGGAGGTGGACGCCTGGATCGGCCAGTTCAAGGAGGGCTACTTCCCGCCCCTCCTCATGCTGGCCCGGCTTACGGAGGAGCTCGGGGAGGTGGCCCGGGCCCTGGCCCACCGCCACGGCAAAAGGCCCAAGCCCGGCGAGGCGGAGGGAGACCTGGCGGAGGAGCTCGCCGACCTCCTCTTCGTCCTCATCTCCCTGGCCAACCGGGAGGGCATCGACCTGGAGGAAGCCTTCCTGAAGGCCATGGCCAAGTACCGCACCCGGGACGGGGAGCGCTGGAGCAAGGTAGAATAG